Proteins found in one Pseudomonas sp. P8_241 genomic segment:
- the metW gene encoding methionine biosynthesis protein MetW — MRADLEIIQEWIPAGSRVLDLGCGDGELLTWLRDNKQVTGYGLENDADNIAECVAKGINVIEQDLDKGLGNFASNSFDVVVMTQALQAVHYPDKILDEMLRVGRQCIITFPNFGHWRCRWYLASKGRMPVSEFLPYTWYNTPNIHFCTFADFEALCREREAKVIDRLAVDQQHRHGWASKLWPNLLGEIGIYRVSSPGLADHKVAV; from the coding sequence ATGAGAGCTGATCTGGAAATCATCCAGGAATGGATCCCCGCCGGCAGCCGCGTGCTCGACCTCGGTTGCGGCGACGGCGAGCTGCTGACCTGGCTGCGCGACAACAAGCAAGTGACCGGCTACGGCCTGGAAAACGATGCGGACAACATCGCCGAGTGCGTGGCCAAGGGCATCAACGTCATCGAACAGGACCTCGACAAAGGCCTGGGCAACTTTGCCAGCAATAGTTTTGACGTCGTGGTCATGACCCAGGCGCTGCAAGCGGTGCACTACCCGGACAAGATCCTCGACGAGATGCTGCGCGTCGGCCGCCAGTGCATCATCACCTTCCCCAATTTCGGCCACTGGCGCTGCCGCTGGTACCTGGCGAGCAAGGGACGGATGCCGGTTTCCGAGTTTCTGCCGTACACCTGGTACAACACGCCGAACATCCACTTCTGCACCTTCGCCGACTTTGAAGCCTTGTGCCGCGAACGTGAAGCGAAGGTCATTGATCGGCTTGCCGTGGATCAACAGCATCGACACGGGTGGGCCAGTAAGCTTTGGCCTAATCTGTTAGGTGAGATCGGTATTTACCGCGTCAGCAGCCCGGGGCTTGCAGACCACAAGGTCGCGGTCTGA
- the hemW gene encoding radical SAM family heme chaperone HemW: MTPESSASPLIFGGDAQSPRAALPVLPPLALYIHIPWCVRKCPYCDFNSHTASPVMPEEEYVDALLADLDQDLHAVYGRELSSVFFGGGTPSLFSAEALGRLLKGVEQRIPFASDIEITLEANPGTFEQDKFVAYRKLGINRLSIGIQSFQQEKLQALGRIHNGDEAIRAAGMARQAGFDNFNLDLMHGLPDQSLDDALNDLRTAIALKPTHLSWYQLTLEPNTVFWNQPPTLPEDDTLWDIQEAGQALLAEHGYAQYEVSAYAQPGRPARHNLNYWSFGDFIGIGAGAHGKLSHPDGRIVRTWKTRLPKDYLNPAKSFKAGEKALTNDEMPFEFLMNALRLTEGVESRLYPERTGLTLESLAEARREAEQSGLLQVEPSRLAATERGQLFLNDLLQKFLT; this comes from the coding sequence ATGACCCCTGAATCATCCGCTTCGCCGCTGATCTTCGGCGGCGATGCGCAATCGCCGCGGGCCGCCCTGCCCGTGCTGCCACCTCTCGCACTGTACATCCACATCCCGTGGTGCGTACGCAAATGCCCATATTGCGACTTCAACTCTCACACCGCCAGCCCTGTAATGCCGGAAGAAGAGTACGTCGATGCACTGCTGGCGGATCTCGATCAGGATCTGCACGCGGTTTATGGCCGAGAGTTGAGTTCGGTCTTCTTTGGTGGCGGCACGCCCAGCCTGTTCAGTGCCGAGGCATTGGGGCGCCTGCTCAAAGGCGTCGAACAGCGCATCCCGTTTGCCAGCGATATCGAAATCACGCTGGAAGCCAATCCGGGGACTTTCGAACAAGACAAGTTTGTGGCGTACCGGAAACTGGGGATCAATCGCCTGTCGATCGGCATCCAGAGCTTCCAACAGGAAAAACTTCAGGCGCTGGGGCGGATTCACAACGGTGACGAAGCGATACGCGCGGCCGGCATGGCACGGCAGGCCGGGTTCGATAATTTCAATCTGGACCTGATGCATGGCTTGCCCGATCAATCCCTGGACGACGCTCTGAACGACCTGCGCACCGCCATCGCCCTGAAACCGACGCATCTGTCGTGGTATCAGCTGACCCTGGAACCGAACACCGTGTTCTGGAACCAACCCCCGACGCTGCCGGAAGACGACACGCTGTGGGACATTCAGGAAGCGGGGCAAGCGCTGCTGGCCGAACACGGTTACGCGCAATACGAGGTTTCGGCCTACGCACAACCCGGACGCCCGGCGCGGCATAACCTCAATTACTGGAGTTTTGGCGACTTCATCGGTATCGGTGCCGGTGCTCACGGCAAGCTCAGCCATCCGGACGGGCGCATCGTCCGCACCTGGAAAACGCGCTTGCCAAAGGATTACCTGAACCCGGCAAAAAGCTTCAAGGCAGGTGAGAAAGCGCTGACCAATGATGAAATGCCGTTCGAATTTCTGATGAACGCGCTGCGTCTGACTGAAGGCGTCGAATCGCGTCTTTATCCAGAGCGCACCGGGCTGACGCTGGAAAGCCTCGCCGAAGCGCGTCGCGAAGCCGAACAAAGTGGCCTGTTGCAGGTCGAACCGTCACGTTTGGCGGCAACCGAGCGCGGACAACTCTTCCTCAACGACTTGCTGCAGAAATTTCTGACATAA
- the metX gene encoding homoserine O-succinyltransferase MetX, translated as MPAAFPPDSVGLVTPQTAHFSEPLALACGRSLPAYDLIYETYGTLNAAASNAVLICHALSGHHHAAGYHSVDDRKPGWWDSCIGPGKPIDTSKFFVVSLNNLGGCNGSTGPSSINPDTGKPFGADFPVLTVEDWVHSQARLADRLGIARFAAVIGGSLGGMQAMQWSITYPDRIRHCLAIASAPKLSAQNIAFNEVARQAILTDPEFHGGSFQEHNVIPKRGLMLARMVGHITYLSDDSMGEKFGRGLKSEKLNYDFHSVEFQVESYLRYQGEEFSGRFDANTYLLMTKALDYFDPAANFDDNLAKTFENATAKFCVMSFTTDWRFSPARSRELVDALMAARKDVCYLEIDAPQGHDAFLIPIPRYLQAFGNYMNRITL; from the coding sequence ATGCCAGCTGCCTTCCCCCCCGATTCTGTTGGTCTGGTGACGCCGCAAACGGCGCACTTCAGCGAACCCTTGGCGTTGGCCTGCGGTCGCTCGCTTCCAGCCTATGACCTGATCTACGAAACCTACGGCACGCTGAACGCCGCGGCGAGCAACGCCGTACTGATCTGTCACGCCTTGTCAGGCCACCACCACGCCGCCGGTTATCACAGTGTCGACGACCGAAAACCCGGTTGGTGGGACAGCTGCATCGGCCCGGGCAAACCGATCGATACCAGCAAGTTCTTCGTGGTCAGCCTGAACAACCTGGGTGGCTGCAACGGTTCGACCGGCCCGAGCAGCATCAATCCTGACACCGGCAAGCCGTTCGGCGCTGACTTCCCCGTCTTGACCGTCGAGGATTGGGTGCACAGCCAGGCGCGTCTGGCGGATCGACTGGGCATCGCCCGGTTTGCGGCCGTAATCGGCGGCAGCCTCGGTGGCATGCAGGCGATGCAGTGGAGCATCACCTACCCTGACCGCATCCGCCATTGCCTGGCCATCGCCTCGGCACCCAAACTGTCGGCACAGAACATCGCCTTCAACGAAGTGGCCCGCCAGGCGATCCTCACAGACCCTGAATTCCACGGCGGTTCGTTCCAGGAACACAACGTCATCCCCAAACGCGGACTGATGCTCGCACGGATGGTCGGACACATCACGTACCTGTCCGACGATTCCATGGGTGAGAAATTCGGTCGCGGCCTCAAAAGCGAAAAGCTCAACTACGACTTCCACAGCGTCGAGTTCCAGGTCGAAAGCTACCTGCGCTATCAGGGCGAAGAGTTCTCCGGGCGTTTTGATGCCAACACTTATCTGTTGATGACCAAAGCCCTGGACTACTTCGATCCGGCGGCCAACTTCGACGATAACCTGGCCAAAACATTCGAAAACGCCACAGCCAAGTTCTGCGTGATGTCGTTTACCACCGACTGGCGCTTCTCCCCTGCCCGCTCGCGGGAACTGGTGGACGCGCTGATGGCTGCGCGCAAGGACGTCTGTTATCTGGAAATCGACGCGCCGCAAGGCCACGACGCCTTCCTGATTCCGATCCCGCGTTACTTGCAGGCATTCGGCAATTACATGAACCGCATTACGTTGTGA
- a CDS encoding YggT family protein: MIGLNTAAVYVLQTLGSLYLLIVLLRFVLQLVRANFYNPLCQFAVKATQPLLKPLRRIIPSMFGLDMSSLVLAILVQLALMALTLLLTYGTTGNPLQLLIWSLIGVTALFLKIFFFALIISVILSWVAPGSHNPGAELVNDICEPALAPFRKILPNLGGLDLSPIFAFLALKLIDMLVINNLAAMTMMPEILRLLI; the protein is encoded by the coding sequence ATGATTGGATTGAACACCGCAGCGGTTTACGTGCTGCAAACCCTCGGCAGCCTGTACCTGCTGATCGTGTTGTTGCGTTTCGTGCTGCAACTGGTGCGCGCAAACTTCTATAACCCGCTCTGCCAGTTCGCCGTGAAGGCGACCCAGCCGCTGCTCAAGCCACTGCGCCGGATTATCCCGAGCATGTTCGGCCTGGACATGTCCTCCCTGGTGCTGGCGATTCTGGTGCAACTGGCGCTGATGGCCCTGACCCTGCTGCTGACCTACGGCACCACCGGCAACCCGTTGCAACTGCTGATCTGGTCGCTCATCGGCGTGACCGCGCTGTTCCTGAAGATATTCTTCTTCGCCCTGATCATCAGCGTGATCCTCTCCTGGGTCGCGCCAGGCAGCCATAATCCGGGCGCTGAGCTGGTCAACGACATCTGCGAACCGGCCCTGGCGCCGTTCCGCAAGATTCTGCCCAACCTGGGCGGCCTGGATCTGTCGCCGATCTTCGCGTTCCTGGCACTCAAGCTGATCGACATGCTGGTGATCAACAACCTCGCCGCCATGACGATGATGCCGGAAATCCTGCGCCTTCTGATCTGA
- a CDS encoding DUF423 domain-containing protein, translating into MLRGFLMLAAFFGFTGVGLGAFAAHGLKNRLSAEYLAIFHTGVTYQLVHTLALLGVALLATQVPGRLVTWAGASFAIGILLFSGSLYLLTLTGVSKLGIITPFGGLAFLVGWFCLGLAAWRLT; encoded by the coding sequence ATGCTGCGTGGCTTTTTGATGCTGGCTGCTTTTTTCGGCTTCACCGGTGTCGGTCTTGGGGCGTTTGCCGCTCATGGCTTGAAAAACCGCCTGAGCGCCGAGTACCTGGCGATTTTTCATACCGGTGTCACCTATCAGTTGGTGCACACCCTGGCGTTGTTGGGCGTCGCCTTGCTGGCCACGCAGGTCCCCGGGCGTCTTGTGACCTGGGCGGGCGCATCCTTTGCTATTGGCATCTTGTTGTTCTCCGGCAGCCTGTATCTGTTGACGCTGACCGGTGTCAGCAAACTTGGGATCATCACGCCATTCGGCGGTCTGGCGTTTCTGGTGGGCTGGTTTTGCCTTGGGTTGGCCGCCTGGCGCCTGACCTGA
- the trmB gene encoding tRNA (guanosine(46)-N7)-methyltransferase TrmB, translating into MTESNDTPIQTEEGDERQHRRIKSFVMRAGRMTEGQQKGLEQGTPLFVLPLADAPVDYDQVFGRSAPRSLEIGFGMGHSLLEMAAASPEQDFIGVEVHRPGVGALLNGVLTQGLTNLRVYDCDAIEVLNRCVADNSLDRLMLFFPDPWHKSRHHKRRIVQASFAELVRSKLKVGGVLHMATDWEPYAEYMLEVMNVAPGYRNLAEDGKCVPRPAERPITKFERRGERLGHGVWDLKFEKLS; encoded by the coding sequence ATGACTGAATCGAACGACACGCCAATCCAGACGGAAGAAGGCGACGAGCGCCAACACCGCCGCATCAAGAGTTTCGTGATGCGCGCCGGGCGCATGACCGAAGGCCAACAGAAAGGCCTGGAGCAGGGCACGCCGCTGTTCGTGCTGCCGTTGGCCGACGCACCGGTGGACTATGACCAGGTGTTCGGTCGCTCGGCGCCGCGCTCGCTGGAAATCGGTTTCGGCATGGGCCACTCGCTGCTGGAAATGGCCGCCGCGTCGCCGGAGCAGGATTTCATCGGCGTGGAAGTTCACCGTCCGGGTGTCGGCGCGCTGCTCAATGGCGTGCTGACGCAAGGCCTGACCAACCTGCGGGTCTACGATTGCGATGCAATCGAAGTGCTCAATCGCTGCGTGGCCGATAACAGCCTTGATCGCCTGATGCTGTTTTTCCCGGACCCGTGGCACAAGAGCCGTCACCACAAGCGCCGTATCGTTCAGGCATCCTTCGCTGAGCTGGTGCGTAGCAAGTTGAAAGTAGGCGGCGTTTTGCACATGGCCACCGATTGGGAGCCATATGCCGAGTACATGCTGGAAGTGATGAACGTCGCGCCGGGTTACCGTAACCTCGCCGAAGACGGCAAGTGCGTGCCACGCCCGGCCGAGCGCCCGATCACCAAGTTCGAACGCCGTGGCGAACGTCTTGGGCATGGCGTGTGGGATTTGAAGTTCGAAAAACTGTCCTGA
- the mtgA gene encoding monofunctional biosynthetic peptidoglycan transglycosylase encodes MLRIYFRRFIKAVLWFMGGSVLLVLIFRVVPPPGTMLMVERKIESWFDGEPIDLQRDWKPWDEISDDLKVAVIAGEDQKFPEHWGFDFGAIQKALAHNELGGTIRGASTLSQQVSKNLFLWSGRSWLRKGLEAWFTGLIEIFWPKERILEVYLNSVEWDDGVFGAEAAARHHFGVSAKSLSRQQSSMLAAVLPNPRVWSASHPTAYVARRAGWIRRQMSQLGGDSYLVGLNDSRRAPWKDQ; translated from the coding sequence ATGCTGCGTATCTATTTCCGTCGCTTCATCAAAGCCGTGCTCTGGTTCATGGGCGGTAGCGTATTGCTGGTGCTGATTTTCCGTGTGGTGCCGCCACCAGGGACGATGCTGATGGTCGAGCGCAAGATCGAATCCTGGTTCGACGGCGAACCTATCGATCTGCAACGCGACTGGAAACCCTGGGACGAGATCTCCGACGACCTCAAAGTCGCGGTAATCGCGGGTGAAGACCAGAAATTCCCCGAGCACTGGGGCTTCGACTTCGGTGCGATCCAGAAAGCCCTGGCCCACAACGAACTGGGCGGCACCATCCGCGGCGCCAGCACCCTCAGCCAGCAAGTCTCGAAGAACCTGTTCCTGTGGTCCGGTCGCAGCTGGTTGCGCAAAGGCCTGGAAGCCTGGTTTACCGGGCTGATCGAGATTTTCTGGCCCAAGGAGCGAATCCTTGAGGTTTACCTGAACAGCGTCGAGTGGGATGACGGTGTGTTTGGTGCCGAAGCGGCAGCCAGGCATCATTTTGGCGTGAGCGCCAAGAGCCTCAGCCGTCAGCAATCGAGCATGCTGGCGGCCGTGCTGCCTAATCCTCGCGTGTGGAGTGCCAGCCATCCGACCGCGTACGTGGCGCGGCGTGCAGGCTGGATTCGGCGGCAGATGAGTCAGTTGGGTGGCGATAGCTATCTGGTAGGCCTCAATGATTCGCGCCGGGCGCCGTGGAAGGACCAATAG
- the thiS gene encoding sulfur carrier protein ThiS, whose amino-acid sequence MRIQLNGESFELPDGETVAALLARLDLTGRRVAVELNLDIVPRSQHADTALNDGDNVEVVHAIGGG is encoded by the coding sequence ATGCGCATTCAGTTGAACGGCGAATCCTTTGAACTGCCCGACGGTGAAACCGTTGCGGCCCTGCTGGCCCGTCTGGACCTGACCGGTCGCCGGGTGGCGGTCGAACTCAATCTGGATATCGTCCCGCGCAGTCAGCATGCAGACACCGCGTTGAACGACGGCGACAACGTCGAAGTCGTCCACGCCATTGGTGGCGGCTAG
- the proC gene encoding pyrroline-5-carboxylate reductase, with protein sequence MSKTRIAFIGAGNMAASLIGGLRAKGLDAAQIRASDPGEETRARVSAEHGIETFADNAQAIEGADVVVLAVKPQAMKTVCETIRQSLKPGQLVVSIAAGITCASMNNWLGAQPIVRCMPNTPALLRQGVSGLFATAEVTAEQRQQAQELLSAVGIALWLDEEQQLDAVTAVSGSGPAYFFLLIEAMTAAGVKLGLPADIAAQLTLQTALGAAHMAVASDVDAAELRRRVTSPAGTTEAAIKSFQANGFEALVEKALGAAAHRSAEMAEQLGN encoded by the coding sequence ATGAGCAAGACGCGTATTGCCTTTATCGGTGCCGGCAACATGGCCGCCAGCCTGATCGGCGGCCTGCGGGCCAAGGGTCTGGATGCCGCGCAGATCCGCGCCAGCGATCCGGGCGAGGAGACTCGCGCCCGCGTGAGCGCCGAGCATGGCATCGAAACCTTTGCCGACAACGCCCAGGCCATCGAAGGCGCCGACGTGGTCGTGCTGGCGGTAAAACCCCAGGCGATGAAAACCGTCTGCGAAACCATTCGCCAAAGCCTCAAACCAGGTCAGCTGGTGGTATCGATTGCCGCCGGTATTACCTGTGCCAGCATGAACAACTGGCTCGGTGCCCAGCCCATCGTGCGCTGCATGCCAAATACCCCAGCCCTCTTGCGCCAGGGTGTGAGTGGTTTGTTCGCTACCGCCGAAGTGACTGCCGAGCAGCGGCAGCAGGCTCAAGAACTGCTGTCCGCAGTCGGCATCGCCCTGTGGCTGGATGAGGAGCAGCAACTGGACGCCGTCACCGCCGTTTCGGGTTCGGGTCCGGCGTACTTTTTCCTGCTGATCGAAGCCATGACCGCTGCCGGGGTAAAACTTGGCCTGCCAGCAGACATCGCGGCGCAGCTCACCTTGCAAACCGCACTGGGTGCCGCACACATGGCAGTCGCAAGCGACGTCGACGCCGCCGAACTGCGCCGCCGCGTGACTTCACCTGCGGGCACAACCGAAGCCGCCATCAAGTCGTTCCAGGCCAACGGTTTCGAAGCCCTGGTCGAAAAAGCACTCGGCGCCGCCGCGCACCGCTCGGCCGAGATGGCCGAACAACTGGGCAACTAA
- the rpoH gene encoding RNA polymerase sigma factor RpoH has product MTNSLQPAYALVPGANLEAYVHTVNSIPLLTPERERELAESLYYEQDLEAARQMVLAHLRFVVHIARSYSGYGLAQADLIQEGNVGLMKAVKRFNPEMGVRLVSFAVHWIKAEIHEFILRNWRIVKVATTKAQRKLFFNLRSQKKRLAWLNNEEVHRVAESLGVEPREVREMESRLTGHDMAFDPAAEADDDSAFQSPANYLEDHRYDPARQLEDADWSDNSNHNLHEALEVLDDRSRDILYQRWLAEEKATLHDLAQKYNVSAERIRQLEKSAMNKLKVSIAA; this is encoded by the coding sequence ATGACCAATTCTTTGCAGCCTGCATATGCTCTGGTCCCGGGTGCGAACCTGGAGGCCTATGTGCACACCGTCAACAGCATTCCATTGCTGACGCCGGAGCGGGAGCGTGAACTGGCCGAGAGTCTCTATTATGAGCAGGATCTTGAGGCGGCTCGGCAGATGGTGCTCGCCCACCTGCGTTTTGTCGTACATATCGCCCGTAGCTATTCCGGCTACGGTCTGGCTCAGGCTGATCTGATCCAGGAAGGTAACGTCGGCCTGATGAAGGCTGTGAAACGCTTTAACCCGGAAATGGGTGTGCGTCTGGTTTCGTTCGCCGTGCACTGGATCAAGGCTGAAATCCACGAATTCATCCTGCGCAACTGGCGCATCGTGAAAGTCGCGACCACCAAGGCCCAGCGCAAGTTGTTCTTCAACCTGCGCAGTCAGAAGAAGCGTCTGGCGTGGCTGAACAACGAGGAAGTCCATCGTGTGGCGGAAAGTCTCGGTGTAGAGCCTCGGGAAGTGCGCGAGATGGAAAGTCGCCTGACCGGTCATGACATGGCCTTCGACCCGGCTGCCGAAGCCGACGACGACAGCGCTTTCCAGTCGCCGGCCAACTATCTGGAAGACCACCGGTATGACCCGGCCCGTCAACTGGAAGACGCTGACTGGAGCGACAACTCCAACCACAACCTGCACGAAGCGCTGGAAGTGCTGGACGACCGTAGCCGTGACATCCTCTACCAGCGTTGGCTGGCAGAAGAGAAAGCCACGCTGCATGACCTGGCGCAGAAGTACAACGTGTCGGCCGAGCGTATTCGTCAGCTTGAGAAGAGCGCGATGAACAAGCTCAAGGTGTCGATCGCTGCATAA
- the rdgB gene encoding RdgB/HAM1 family non-canonical purine NTP pyrophosphatase — MINFTQLVLASHNAGKLKELQAMLGESVQLRSIGEFSSVEPEETGLSFVENAILKARNAARISGLPALADDSGLAVDFLGGAPGIYSARYADGKGDAANNAKLLDVLKNVPEAERGAQFVCVLALVRHADDPLPILCEGLWHGRILTAASGEHGFGYDPLFWVPERDCSSAELSPGDKNQISHRARAMDLLRQRLGLK; from the coding sequence ATGATCAACTTCACGCAACTCGTATTGGCCAGCCATAACGCCGGCAAACTCAAAGAACTCCAGGCCATGCTCGGCGAGTCGGTGCAACTGCGCTCGATCGGCGAGTTCAGCAGCGTGGAGCCTGAAGAAACCGGCCTGTCGTTCGTCGAGAACGCCATCCTCAAAGCGCGTAATGCCGCACGCATTTCCGGCCTGCCGGCACTGGCCGACGATTCCGGGCTGGCGGTGGATTTCCTCGGCGGTGCGCCGGGTATCTATTCGGCGCGTTATGCCGATGGCAAGGGCGATGCGGCGAACAACGCCAAACTGCTCGACGTGTTGAAAAACGTGCCTGAAGCCGAACGCGGCGCGCAGTTCGTCTGCGTTCTGGCGCTGGTGCGTCATGCTGATGATCCGTTACCGATCCTCTGCGAAGGTCTGTGGCACGGGCGCATCCTGACCGCCGCCAGTGGCGAGCACGGTTTTGGCTACGACCCGCTGTTCTGGGTGCCGGAACGCGACTGCTCCAGCGCCGAGTTGAGCCCAGGCGACAAGAACCAGATCAGCCACCGCGCCCGTGCAATGGATTTGCTGCGCCAGCGCCTGGGCTTGAAATGA
- a CDS encoding DUF3392 domain-containing protein: protein MDLVLDLLATVSRWSRSNLSEIALALVGCLLVLFGADFKGWVEQRLGSIAGALRVPMMALLCVIGSGAALIYATPWVVRGLSQFNNYSLAPVLLVVLVLIGVVADRR from the coding sequence ATGGATTTGGTACTCGACCTGCTCGCCACTGTTTCTCGCTGGAGCCGCAGTAACCTCTCGGAAATCGCCCTGGCCCTGGTGGGCTGCCTGCTGGTGCTGTTCGGTGCCGATTTCAAAGGCTGGGTCGAGCAACGCCTGGGCAGCATCGCTGGCGCCTTGCGCGTACCGATGATGGCCCTGCTGTGCGTGATCGGCAGCGGTGCGGCGCTGATCTACGCCACGCCCTGGGTCGTGCGCGGCTTGAGCCAGTTCAACAACTACAGCCTGGCGCCGGTGTTGCTGGTGGTGTTGGTGTTGATTGGCGTCGTAGCCGACCGTCGCTGA
- a CDS encoding YggS family pyridoxal phosphate-dependent enzyme: MSTIADNILQVSSRIHAASLAAKRAENSVQLLAVSKTKPAEALREAYAAGLRDFGENYLQEALGKQLELADLPLIWHFIGPIQSNKTRAIAEHFDWVHSVDRLKIAQRLSEQRPADLPPLNICIQVNVSGEASKSGCTAADLPALANAINALPHLKLRGLMAIPEPTEDRAAQDAAFAAVQSLKDSLNLPLDTLSMGMSHDLESAIAQGATWVRIGTALFGARDYDRS, from the coding sequence ATGTCCACCATAGCAGACAACATTCTCCAGGTTAGTTCGCGCATACATGCCGCATCACTTGCTGCCAAACGTGCCGAAAACAGCGTCCAGTTGCTGGCCGTGAGCAAGACCAAACCCGCCGAAGCCCTGCGCGAAGCGTATGCCGCCGGCCTGCGTGATTTTGGCGAAAACTACCTGCAAGAGGCACTGGGCAAGCAGCTTGAACTGGCCGACCTGCCCTTGATCTGGCACTTCATCGGCCCCATTCAATCGAACAAGACTCGCGCTATCGCCGAGCATTTCGACTGGGTGCACTCCGTGGATCGTCTGAAAATCGCACAACGCCTGTCCGAACAACGCCCTGCCGATTTGCCGCCCCTGAATATCTGCATTCAGGTCAACGTCAGCGGTGAGGCCAGCAAATCCGGCTGCACTGCGGCCGACCTTCCAGCCTTGGCCAACGCCATCAACGCCTTGCCGCACCTGAAGTTGCGTGGACTGATGGCGATTCCCGAGCCGACTGAAGATCGCGCCGCGCAGGATGCTGCTTTTGCTGCCGTACAAAGCCTGAAAGACAGCCTGAACCTGCCTCTAGACACACTTTCCATGGGCATGAGCCACGACCTGGAGTCGGCCATCGCCCAAGGCGCTACCTGGGTGCGGATTGGTACCGCCCTGTTTGGCGCCCGTGATTACGATCGGTCATAA
- a CDS encoding thiazole synthase translates to MSIVRSDKPFVLAGRTYQSRLLVGTGKYRDMEETRLAIEASGAEIVTFAVRRTNLGQIEGEPNLLEVLSPDRYTFLPNTAGCYDAVEAVRTCRLARELLDGHNLVKLEVLADQKTLFPNVIETLKAAETLVKEGFDVMVYTSDDPIIARQLAEIGCIAVMPLAGLIGSGLGICNPYNLQIILEEARIPVLVDAGVGTASDATIAMELGCDAVLMNSAIAHAQQPVMMAQAMQHAILAGRMAYLAGRMPKKLYASASSPLDGLIK, encoded by the coding sequence ATGAGCATCGTTCGTAGCGACAAGCCTTTCGTCCTGGCCGGTCGTACTTACCAGTCGCGTTTGCTGGTCGGTACCGGCAAGTACCGTGACATGGAAGAAACCCGCCTGGCCATCGAAGCCTCGGGTGCCGAGATCGTGACCTTCGCCGTGCGCCGCACCAACCTTGGCCAGATCGAGGGCGAGCCGAACCTGCTCGAAGTACTGTCGCCTGATCGCTACACTTTCCTGCCGAACACTGCCGGATGCTACGACGCCGTCGAAGCTGTGCGCACTTGCCGCCTGGCCCGTGAGCTGCTTGATGGCCACAACCTGGTGAAGCTGGAAGTGCTGGCCGACCAGAAAACCCTGTTCCCCAACGTGATTGAAACCCTCAAGGCCGCCGAAACGCTGGTCAAGGAAGGTTTCGACGTGATGGTTTACACCAGTGATGATCCGATCATCGCTCGTCAATTGGCGGAAATCGGCTGCATCGCGGTGATGCCGCTGGCCGGTCTGATCGGTTCGGGCCTGGGCATCTGCAATCCGTACAACCTGCAAATCATCCTCGAAGAAGCCAGGATTCCAGTGCTGGTGGATGCGGGTGTCGGTACTGCATCCGACGCGACCATCGCAATGGAACTGGGCTGCGACGCTGTGCTGATGAACTCGGCCATCGCTCATGCCCAACAGCCAGTGATGATGGCCCAAGCCATGCAGCACGCCATCCTTGCTGGTCGTATGGCTTACCTCGCCGGCCGCATGCCGAAAAAACTCTATGCCAGCGCCTCTTCGCCGCTGGATGGTCTGATCAAGTAA
- a CDS encoding DUF4426 domain-containing protein → MGRLALFLLTACLSVGAIAADAIKGDRQETFGDVTVHYNTFNSTFLTPDIAKAAELTRSKNQGVINISVIKEGKPLMAQVSGSVKDLTSQSVPLQFRQITEQGAIYYIAQYPVDQQEVRTFDIKVQTGDKINTINFNQELFPGQ, encoded by the coding sequence ATGGGTCGTCTAGCGCTGTTTCTACTCACTGCCTGCCTGAGCGTCGGCGCCATCGCCGCGGACGCGATCAAGGGTGATCGCCAGGAAACATTCGGCGACGTGACGGTGCACTACAACACCTTCAACTCCACCTTCCTGACACCGGACATTGCCAAAGCAGCGGAACTCACCCGCAGCAAGAACCAGGGCGTGATCAATATTTCGGTCATCAAGGAAGGCAAGCCGCTGATGGCCCAGGTGAGCGGCTCGGTCAAGGACCTGACCAGCCAGAGTGTTCCTCTGCAGTTCAGACAGATCACCGAACAAGGCGCGATCTACTACATCGCGCAATACCCGGTGGATCAGCAGGAAGTCCGTACCTTCGACATCAAGGTGCAGACCGGCGACAAAATCAACACCATCAATTTCAACCAAGAGCTCTTCCCCGGCCAATGA